catctaatttagttgaaatttggtacgtggtgttaatatatggtctcaaacacccttgcaaaaattggtcggaatcggtccataatatataGTCCccctataaacccatccccagatttgacctccggtggataagcaaaattcatccgatctgattgaaatttagtacgttgtgttagtatatggtctctaacaaccatgcaggtattggttcatatcagtacataattatatatagcccccatttaaaccgatcccgagatttggttttggagcctcttggaggagcaaatttcttttccgagtcagttgaaatttggtacattgtgctagtaaatatatggccgttaacaaccatgtctaactaggtctatatcggtctattgttatatatagccctcagataaatcgatcccaatcacacataaattggtgcatatcaagttcataattgtagcccccatatagcgacccccatatttcaattctggctctccacgtaccgcgcaaaagaccatatcgattcgtaattatttgtagacttacctatacataaattttttgtctaagggcgttttcgtttcgcaaaaaatatgttgccctggtgttacacttCTTTTTCCCTCATCgtattttcgctcaaataatagtgtcattccaaagttattgttaattcataatattgtgagggataaaggatccaaaatttatgacagtgtcctttattTTTggtaatcaatttcgagaatgttgcacctttttcccaatcgaaatcgccataatatataccacgtatggactaactcacaatttagaaaacgatgttaagaagtgttaagataccttgccatcggtaagtattaccacaaggcaagtaattcgattgtgggtgacagtcttttgCAGAAGTTTctttgcaatccatggtggaggttacataagattcggcctggccgaacttacggccgtatatacttgtttttttttgtctgaaaTGGGGTTAACGTAGATGGTGTAATAGAATTAATAGTCCGATTTTAGCTAAGTTCAAAATTTAGTGTAGGTTGTTGGTGGTTTTAgaactaaaaccaaaaagttgagaaaattaaaactttgaaaattataGAGTATATTATTGGCCAACATGgccaaaacgggaaaaaattaaaattttaacctgttttacaaacttttgcaaGCATAACTTTACTTTTACGaaattagcaaaatttaatttcttgaatGGAAAACTTACaacaaatacaaacaaaatcaaaaaaaaaatgaattcggaaatataatttgttgtttaatttttttcctcaaAGTACCACCACGAtggacaaaaagaaaaaatttgaaattttcatttggaaaaatAACTTTACTTTTAGCAAAATTCTACTTCTCGAATGGAAAACtaacaacaaatacaaaaacatcaaaaaaagaaatcaaattcgcagatataattttttgttacatgTTCTCAAAATATCACCAAGGGGAACATTTCTAAATTTCATACGTTTTACCAACTTCTGAAAAATAAcgttactttttcaaaattagctattttttaaatttgaaagctaacaacaaatataaaacaaaactagccaaaatttaaataaaatgaaaagtttCAAATAGCCGAGGGGGACCAATTTTAGCGGCCTATCAGTAGGGTTCCGGTCCACCTAGGGGCtcaaaataacataaaacacACGTAAATATGTACagcttaattttcctaaatgcgGAACTACAATAGAAGTGCGAAAGTATAAGATTTAGGTGTATTTCCCaaacttattttaataatacccGCCAAATGCTaaggtttactaattcagtagggttgGTTTAGTGTACGATGTAGTCAGTCCCGCCcgattttctactttactcattcACTTGTTGCTTTTCATtacaatttgtatataaaatacaAGATCCCATTTAACTCGATATCCTAATTTGTGACAACCACCCGCTTATTGAAAACTCTCAATATTtttctgtcaaattttaatttagttttttctattcaaaaaatctattttctaCTTCAATTAGTATTTGGCAATAACTTTTTCAGCCATGGCACGAATACCGGTCCAGGTCTCAGCAACGAATGGTTTGATTTGGGCGGGTGAGGGATCGAAACCAGAACCACCAGCTGGCAATTCCATGGTAATGGCAATAGGGAAGTTGGCCTTAGCAAAAGCATAGTCATCACTGCCACCAGCAGCGGCATACAAGACATTGGTGGAAGATCCAACAGTGTATTGTCCACCGGTGGATTGTTTAATGGCATCGGCACCAGCCTGGGCAACTTCATCCAAATCATCGACAGTTTCAGGGAGAGCACTAAAGAGCAGACCAAATGAGACAATCATTAAATCATACGGCAAACATAGCAACCTAATCACTTACGAGGTCCAGCCCCATGGATACAACAAATAGCTGCCATAGGAGTGTAAGGTCAGATAGAATTTTCCACGACCACTCAAAGAATGCATCATGTCGCGAACAATTTGGGTTTCGGGTTCGGAGAAAGCAGTTTGGCCCATGAAAGTATCAGCACAGTCCTTGCTGGAAGCGCCAGTTTCTCCCCAGTGGAAATCAAAGTTGCGGTTGCCATCGGTACCGAAACAGTTGTTCTTTACTGGCTTGCGGGTTTTACGCCACATGCGAGCTTTGGTGTGGGTGTGTTCATAACCATCGGGATTCACAACGGGCAAGATAACCCAATCGTAGTCCTTCAACA
This is a stretch of genomic DNA from Haematobia irritans isolate KBUSLIRL chromosome 4, ASM5000362v1, whole genome shotgun sequence. It encodes these proteins:
- the LOC142233049 gene encoding carboxypeptidase B1-like yields the protein MIFKITLSVLLCCIALVSAESYNGYKIYDIHANNVHEKDLLLRLATNENYDFFDLPKIMGKPARVLIQPVDQANFEATLQRFGLSYEVINSDVGRSIAQETVQNLRMRTPSEGRISFSKFNRFDEINAYLDELAAAYPSRVFVKTVGKSYEKRDMKAITITNGDGKANKKVIFMDAGIHAREWIAPAGALYVIHQLVENFSENAHLLKDYDWVILPVVNPDGYEHTHTKARMWRKTRKPVKNNCFGTDGNRNFDFHWGETGASSKDCADTFMGQTAFSEPETQIVRDMMHSLSGRGKFYLTLHSYGSYLLYPWGWTSALPETVDDLDEVAQAGADAIKQSTGGQYTVGSSTNVLYAAAGGSDDYAFAKANFPIAITMELPAGGSGFDPSPAQIKPFVAETWTGIRAMAEKVIAKY